In one Mastacembelus armatus chromosome 19, fMasArm1.2, whole genome shotgun sequence genomic region, the following are encoded:
- the LOC113135793 gene encoding neurexophilin-1-like → MCESGGDSERGVDTIRLNGSSDKNLCTMEMFATRCFIWIFLIATFCLLVLGHHGNFTFNKRASHEFNRDKDPSSQKDWVLQTRSLVQDTNTQHPLSKQRLWEILGGNSRSHSSSSLKINVRPIMKGHGTKVSRRFSLGDFYSNIKTVKLNLLIMGKIVDHGNGSVGVYFRHNSTGVGNVSISLVPPMKEVEFDLVRQSVFNPKDSKTFNCRVEYEKTERSKKVMLCNYDPSKTCAQEQTQSHVTWMCSKPFQVICIYVSFYSTDYRLVQKVCPDYTYQNVGAYMPTG, encoded by the exons ATGTGTGAGAGTGGGGGTGACAGCGAGAGAGGGGTAGACACA ATAAGACTGAATGGATCTTCTGATAAAAATTTGTGCACTATGGAGATGTTTGCAACTCGCTGCTTTATATGGATATTTCTGATAGCAACCTTTTGTTTg TTGGTTCTTGGACATCATGGCAATTTCACCTTCAACAAGAGAGCATCACATGAATTCAACAGAGACAAAGACCCTTCTTCACAAAAGGACTGGGTGCTTCAAACTAGGAGTTTGGTTCAGGACACCAATACCCAACACCCACTTTCAAAGCAGAGACTTTGGGAGATACTTGGAGGAAATTCCCGATCCCACTCCAGTTCATCCTTGAAGATAAACGTCCGGCCCATCATGAAAGGTCATGGAACTAAAGTCTCCAGGAGATTCAGTTTGGGGGACTTTTACTCAAACATCAAGACAGTCAAACTGAATTTGCTGATAATGGGGAAAATCGTGGATCACGGGAACGGCTCTGTTGGAGTCTACTTCCGCCACAACTCCACAGGTGTGGGCAACGTGTCCATTAGTCTCGTCCCACCAATGAAAGAGGTGGAGTTTGACCTGGTGCGCCAAAGTGTTTTCAACCCCAAAGACTCTAAGACGTTTAACTGCAGGGTGGAATATGAGAAAACTGAACGGAGCAAAAAAGTGATGCTGTGTAACTATGACCCGTCCAAGACCTGTGCTCAGGAGCAGACTCAGAGCCATGTTACCTGGATGTGCTCCAAACCCTTTCAGGTCATCTGTATCTATGTGTCTTTCTACAGCACAGACTACAGGCTGGTTCAAAAAGTCTGTCCGGACTACACCTACCAAAATGTGGGAGCCTACATGCCCACAGGTTAA